A part of Mycolicibacterium sp. TUM20985 genomic DNA contains:
- the ipdB gene encoding cholesterol ring-cleaving hydrolase subunit IpdB translates to MISASRAEVCAVACAELFRDAGEIMVSPMTTIVSIGARLARLTFSPDILLTDGEARLIADTPAIGAAAAIEGWMPFNRVFETLSWGRRHVVMGANQIDRYGNQNLSAFGPIQHPTRQMFGVRGAPGNAINHATSYWVGNHSTRVFCDTVDIVSGVGWNKVDPDNPAYRFLNVYRVVSNLGVFDFGGPDHQMRAISLHPGVEPEQVAENTSFEVHGLDSAARSRLPSGDELQLIQQTIDPKGLRDKEVRS, encoded by the coding sequence ATGATCTCCGCATCCCGCGCCGAGGTGTGCGCCGTCGCGTGTGCCGAATTATTCCGTGACGCAGGTGAAATCATGGTGAGCCCGATGACGACGATCGTGTCGATCGGCGCGCGACTGGCCCGGCTGACGTTCTCTCCCGACATCCTGTTGACCGACGGTGAGGCTCGGCTGATCGCGGACACTCCCGCCATCGGCGCGGCCGCAGCCATCGAAGGATGGATGCCGTTCAACCGGGTCTTCGAGACGCTCTCCTGGGGCCGGCGTCACGTCGTGATGGGCGCCAACCAGATCGACCGCTACGGCAATCAGAACCTCTCGGCGTTCGGGCCCATCCAGCACCCGACGCGGCAGATGTTCGGCGTCCGCGGCGCGCCGGGCAATGCCATCAACCACGCCACCAGCTACTGGGTCGGCAATCACTCCACGCGGGTGTTCTGCGACACCGTCGACATCGTGTCGGGGGTCGGCTGGAACAAGGTGGACCCCGACAACCCCGCCTACCGGTTCCTCAACGTCTACCGCGTGGTCAGCAACCTCGGCGTCTTCGACTTCGGCGGACCCGACCATCAGATGCGAGCAATCTCACTGCATCCGGGCGTGGAACCGGAGCAGGTCGCGGAGAACACGTCGTTCGAGGTGCATGGCCTCGACTCGGCGGCCCGCTCCCGACTGCCCTCCGGCGATGAGCTGCAGCTGATTCAGCAGACGATCGATCCGAAGGGTCTGCGGGACAAGGAGGTCCGCTCGTGA
- a CDS encoding CoA transferase subunit A encodes MTDKRATLDDAVSSIQSGMTIGVGGWGSRRKPMAFIRALLRTDVTDLTVVSYGGPDVGLLCSAGKVKRVYYGFVSLDSPPFYDPWFAKARTTGAIEAREMDEGMVRCGLQAAAQRLPFLPIRAGLGSDVRTFWGDELKTVTSPYPTPSVIPGSLRSRPPEDAYEELIAMPALTLDAAFVHMNLGDTRGNAAYAGIDPYFDDLFLMAADKRFLSVERVVSTEDLIAAVPPQALLINRMMVDTVVEAPGGAHFTTNEPDYRRDEKFQRHYAEAAASDETWAQFVDTYLSGSEADYQAAVRKFEEGSA; translated from the coding sequence ATGACCGATAAGAGAGCCACTTTGGACGACGCGGTCTCGTCGATCCAGAGCGGTATGACGATCGGCGTCGGCGGCTGGGGTTCGCGGCGCAAGCCGATGGCGTTCATCCGGGCCCTGCTGCGCACCGACGTCACCGATCTGACCGTGGTCAGCTACGGCGGTCCCGACGTCGGGCTGCTCTGCTCGGCGGGCAAGGTGAAGCGGGTCTACTACGGCTTCGTATCACTGGACTCGCCGCCCTTCTACGATCCCTGGTTCGCCAAGGCCCGCACCACCGGTGCGATCGAAGCGCGGGAGATGGACGAGGGCATGGTGCGGTGCGGTTTGCAGGCGGCGGCGCAGCGGCTGCCCTTCCTGCCCATCCGCGCAGGCCTCGGAAGCGACGTCCGCACCTTCTGGGGTGACGAGCTCAAGACGGTCACGTCGCCGTACCCCACTCCCTCTGTCATTCCCGGGTCACTTCGCTCCCGCCCGCCGGAAGACGCTTACGAAGAGCTGATCGCCATGCCCGCCTTGACATTGGACGCCGCGTTCGTGCACATGAACCTCGGGGACACCCGCGGCAACGCCGCCTACGCCGGGATCGACCCCTACTTCGACGACCTCTTCCTGATGGCCGCCGACAAGCGCTTCCTGTCCGTGGAACGCGTGGTGTCCACCGAGGACCTGATCGCGGCGGTGCCACCGCAGGCACTGCTGATCAATCGGATGATGGTCGACACGGTCGTGGAGGCACCCGGCGGCGCCCACTTCACCACCAACGAACCGGATTACCGCCGCGACGAGAAGTTTCAACGTCACTACGCCGAGGCCGCGGCATCCGACGAGACGTGGGCACAGTTCGTCGACACCTACCTCTCCGGCAGTGAAGCCGATTACCAAGCGGCAGTGCGCAAGTTCGAGGAAGGTTCAGCATGA
- the echA20 gene encoding (7aS)-7a-methyl-1,5-dioxo-2,3,5,6,7,7a-hexahydro-1H-indene-carboxyl-CoA hydrolase — translation MTITTKTVEPGIVSVTVDYPPVNAIPSRGWFELGDAITAAGRDMDTHVVILRAEGRGFNAGVDIKEMQNTEGFTALIDANRGCFHAFRAVYECEVPVVTAVNGFCVGGGIGLVGNSDVIVASDDATFGLPEVERGALGAATHLSRLVPQHMMRRLFFTAATVDAATLHQFGSVHEVVPRADLDEAALRVARDIAVKDTRVIRAAKEALNLIDVQKVNASYRMEQGFTFELNLAGVADEHRDAFAGTSKKETK, via the coding sequence ATGACGATCACCACCAAGACCGTGGAGCCGGGCATCGTCTCGGTCACCGTCGATTACCCACCGGTGAACGCGATCCCGTCGCGCGGCTGGTTCGAACTCGGCGACGCGATCACCGCCGCCGGGCGCGACATGGACACCCACGTGGTGATCCTCCGCGCCGAGGGACGCGGCTTCAACGCGGGTGTCGACATCAAGGAGATGCAGAACACCGAGGGCTTCACCGCGCTCATCGACGCCAACCGCGGCTGCTTCCACGCGTTCCGCGCCGTCTATGAGTGCGAGGTGCCCGTGGTGACCGCGGTCAACGGATTCTGTGTCGGCGGCGGCATCGGCCTCGTCGGCAATTCCGACGTGATCGTCGCCTCCGACGACGCCACGTTCGGCCTGCCCGAGGTGGAGCGCGGCGCGCTCGGCGCAGCCACGCACCTCTCCCGCCTGGTCCCGCAGCACATGATGCGGCGGCTGTTCTTCACCGCCGCCACCGTCGACGCCGCCACGCTGCACCAGTTCGGCTCCGTGCACGAGGTGGTTCCGCGCGCCGATCTCGACGAGGCGGCGCTGCGCGTCGCACGTGACATCGCCGTCAAGGACACCCGCGTCATCCGGGCGGCGAAGGAGGCGTTGAACCTGATCGACGTACAGAAGGTCAACGCCAGTTACCGCATGGAGCAGGGCTTTACGTTCGAGCTGAACCTCGCGGGCGTCGCCGACGAGCACCGCGACGCGTTCGCGGGGACGTCGAAGAAGGAGACCAAATGA